In one window of Henckelia pumila isolate YLH828 chromosome 1, ASM3356847v2, whole genome shotgun sequence DNA:
- the LOC140876003 gene encoding zinc transporter 2: MTCSLKFSRSIFLITFLVILLLQCHRIKGHGGTDDHDGETTDSAPSDGGGSLHSKGLILVKVWCLIILFVSTFAGGISPYFYRWNESFLLLGIQFAGGVFLGTSLMHFLSDSTATFGELTSKSYPFSFMLASAGYLLTMLGDCVIVYVTNGGEKEARVVVEVEEGRKEAAAAHAADHVLLRTTSLGDSILLILALCFHSVFEGIAVGVADTKADAWRNLWTISLHKIFAAIAMGIALLKMIPKRPLFATIAYSFAFAISSPVGVGIGIALDATTQGQTADWVYAISMGLACGVFVYVAINHLIAKGFKPQKNAYFDTPFFKFFAVLLGVGVIAVVMIWD; encoded by the exons ATGACTTGTTCGTTAAAATTTTCGAGGTCAATTTTCTTGATCACATTCTTAGTAATCTTGCTACTACAGTGTCACAGAATCAAGGGTCACGGCGGTACCGATGATCACGACGGAGAAACCACGGACTCCGCCCCCTCAGACGGCGGCGGTAGTCTGCACTCGAAAGGGTTGATTCTGGTGAAGGTTTGGTGCCTTATCATCCTCTTTGTTAGCACATTTGCGGGCGGGATATCGCCCTACTTCTACAGATGGAACGAGAGTTTTCTTCTGCTGGGGATCCAGTTCGCCGGCGGGGTCTTCTTGGGCACGTCGTTGATGCATTTCTTGAGCGATTCGACCGCGACATTCGGCGAGCTGACGTCCAAGAGTTACCCGTTCTCCTTCATGCTGGCCTCTGCGGGTTATCTGCTGACCATGTTGGGTGACTGTGTGATTGTTTACGTGACAAATGGTGGAGAAAAGGAGGCTAGAGTAGTAGTGGAGGTGGAGGAAGGCCGCAAAGAGGCGGCGGCGGCACATGCGGCGGACCATGTTTTATTGAGAACCACTTCTCTAGGGGACTCCATACTTCTTATACTGGCTCTGTGTTTCCACTCTGTTTTTGAGGGCATTGCTGTCGGAGTCGCAG ATACGAAGGCGGATGCATGGAGAAACCTTTGGACAATTTCGCTGCACAAGATATTTGCAGCTATTGCTATGGGGATTGCACTTCTGAAGATGATTCCGAAGAGACCCTTATTTGCAACCATTGCTTACTCCTTTGCCTTTGCTATATCGAGCCCTGTTGGGGTTGGGATAGGGATTGCACTCGATGCCACTACACAAGGACAAACTGCGGATTGGGTTTACGCTATTTCGATGGGACTTGCTTGTGGAGTTTTCGTGTATGTAGCCATTAACCATCTCATAGCAAAGGGATTCAAGCCGCAGAAAAATGCTTACTTCGATACCCCGTTTTTCAAGTTCTTCGCGGTGCTGCTCGGTGTGGGGGTGATCGCAGTGGTGATGATTTGGGATTAG